In the Flagellimonas sp. MMG031 genome, one interval contains:
- a CDS encoding sigma-70 family RNA polymerase sigma factor — translation MLTNTEQELISEIRRGNTRAFSDLVDSYKDLVFTLAVRMLGKREEAEEVSQDVFIKVYKSLSKFKGDSKLSTWVYRIAYNSCLDQIKKIKKERVLTDLEHINKIAYADLDNAFQRMADEERSEIIRQCLAQLSSEDAGILTLFYLEESSLQEMEKATGLPVNTLKVRLFRARKRLAGIMENSVNKEILQSNG, via the coding sequence ATGCTGACCAATACAGAACAAGAACTGATTTCGGAAATACGCAGGGGAAATACCCGCGCATTCTCCGATTTGGTGGATAGCTATAAGGATTTGGTCTTTACGCTGGCCGTTCGGATGTTGGGCAAGCGGGAAGAGGCCGAAGAAGTGTCGCAAGATGTTTTTATTAAGGTGTACAAATCCTTGTCTAAATTTAAAGGTGACAGCAAACTGTCGACTTGGGTATATCGGATTGCCTACAACAGTTGTTTGGACCAGATCAAGAAAATAAAAAAGGAACGGGTCCTTACCGACTTGGAACATATCAATAAAATTGCCTACGCGGATTTGGACAATGCCTTTCAAAGAATGGCCGACGAAGAAAGGAGCGAAATCATAAGGCAATGCTTGGCGCAATTGTCGTCGGAAGATGCGGGAATTCTCACCTTGTTTTATCTCGAGGAAAGTAGCCTGCAGGAGATGGAGAAAGCGACCGGCCTGCCCGTAAATACCTTAAAGGTGCGGTTGTTCAGGGCCAGGAAGCGATTGGCCGGTATTATGGAAAACAGTGTGAACAAAGAAATTTTGCAAAGCAATGGATAA
- a CDS encoding DUF6249 domain-containing protein: protein MGSEVIIIPIIFGVIFAIAYLYFSTRNKERLALIEKGADASIFVRGKRDEAAPVWKVLLLNLALLLMGIGAAIFVASILHYSLGVDEEVAYPGTIFLMAGIGLFVGFNMTKKLYRED from the coding sequence ATGGGATCAGAAGTAATTATCATACCTATTATTTTCGGAGTCATTTTTGCGATTGCCTATCTTTATTTTTCAACGAGGAACAAGGAACGATTGGCCTTGATCGAAAAAGGAGCTGACGCCAGCATCTTTGTTAGAGGTAAAAGAGATGAAGCCGCTCCGGTATGGAAAGTCCTCCTCCTTAACCTAGCCCTATTGCTAATGGGTATTGGAGCCGCAATTTTTGTTGCCTCCATCTTGCACTATAGCTTAGGGGTGGATGAAGAGGTAGCCTATCCGGGCACTATTTTCCTCATGGCAGGTATTGGGCTTTTTGTAGGTTTCAATATGACAAAGAAATTGTATCGGGAGGATTAA
- a CDS encoding MOSC domain-containing protein produces the protein MKVISTNLGEPTKINWNGKQTLTGIYKYPVDQPIYMDTEDVQGDTVVDRKYHGGIYKACYLFSADHYDYWKAKYPQLEWDWGMFGENLTIQGLDETQLKIGSTYRLGTALVQISQPREPCYKLGIRFGNQGILKQFIDHGRPGTYIRVMEPGTVSKGDSMELVTASESPLTIAQFYELLFAKEKDQHVLQQALHNEALPLGKREKLQKWA, from the coding sequence ATGAAAGTAATCTCAACAAATCTAGGGGAGCCGACCAAAATCAATTGGAACGGCAAACAAACCTTGACGGGTATTTACAAATATCCTGTGGACCAACCGATTTATATGGATACCGAAGATGTGCAGGGCGATACCGTAGTGGACAGAAAATACCATGGCGGTATATACAAAGCCTGTTATTTGTTCTCGGCGGACCATTACGATTATTGGAAGGCAAAGTACCCTCAATTGGAATGGGACTGGGGCATGTTCGGGGAAAACCTCACCATACAGGGCTTGGACGAAACGCAATTAAAGATCGGAAGCACCTACCGATTGGGCACGGCCTTGGTACAAATTTCGCAACCAAGGGAACCCTGCTATAAATTGGGCATCCGTTTTGGCAATCAAGGGATACTGAAACAATTCATCGACCATGGTCGTCCCGGGACCTATATTAGGGTTATGGAGCCCGGTACCGTATCAAAAGGAGATTCCATGGAACTGGTGACGGCATCGGAGAGCCCTTTGACCATAGCACAGTTCTATGAGCTGCTTTTTGCCAAGGAAAAGGACCAGCATGTATTGCAACAGGCGCTCCATAATGAGGCCCTACCGTTGGGAAAAAGGGAGAAACTTCAGAAATGGGCATAA
- the htpG gene encoding molecular chaperone HtpG, translating to MATGKINVSVENIFPLIKKFLYSDHEIFLRELISNATDATLKLKHLTSIGEAKVDYGNPIIEVKVDKDNKRIHILDQGIGMTEEEVKKYINEVAFSGAEEFLDKYKDAGKDAGIIGHFGLGFYSAFMVAEKVEIITKSHKDEPAVHWICDGSPEFTIEPSDKTERGTEIILHVAEDSTEFLENSRIRQLLVKYNKFMPIPIKFGTRKETLPKPEGAKEDEPAPTKEVDDIINNPEPAWTKQPTDLEEEDYKNFYRELYPMQFEEPLFHIHLNVDYPFNLTGILYFPKLTNDLNIQKDRIQLYQNQVFVTDNVEGIVPEFLTMLKGVIDSPDIPLNVSRSYLQADGAVKKISSYITRKVADKLTSLFKNNREDFEKKWNDIKVVIEYGMLSEDKFFEKADKFALYPTIDGDFYTFEELENKIKDNQTDKDDKLVILYASDKEAQHSYIEAAKKKEYEVLLLDSPIVPHLMQKLETSKENLSFVRVDADHVDNLIKKEDTAISKLSDEEKEKLKKEIEEVTKEKGYTIQMEAMESSASPFIITEPEFMRRMKEMQRTGGGGMFGMGNMPDMYNLIVNTNHELVSEILNTKTAKKRERLINQSLDLARLSKGLLKGEELTNFISRSYEMIK from the coding sequence ATGGCTACAGGTAAAATCAATGTTTCAGTTGAGAACATTTTTCCCTTGATCAAAAAATTTCTGTACAGTGACCACGAAATTTTCTTGAGGGAGCTTATTTCCAATGCTACTGATGCGACCTTAAAACTAAAGCACCTTACCTCCATTGGGGAGGCGAAGGTAGATTATGGAAACCCGATCATAGAAGTGAAGGTGGACAAAGACAATAAGCGCATCCATATCTTGGACCAAGGTATTGGTATGACCGAGGAAGAGGTAAAAAAATACATTAACGAAGTGGCCTTTTCCGGTGCCGAGGAATTTTTGGACAAATACAAGGATGCTGGAAAGGATGCGGGCATTATCGGACATTTTGGCCTTGGTTTCTACTCGGCATTTATGGTCGCCGAAAAAGTGGAGATCATTACAAAAAGTCATAAGGATGAGCCAGCTGTGCACTGGATTTGCGATGGTTCGCCCGAATTCACCATTGAGCCCAGCGACAAAACAGAGCGAGGTACCGAAATCATCCTTCACGTTGCAGAGGACTCTACCGAGTTTTTGGAAAATTCCAGAATTCGCCAACTGTTGGTCAAGTACAACAAGTTTATGCCCATACCGATTAAGTTTGGGACCAGAAAGGAAACCCTTCCCAAACCAGAGGGCGCCAAAGAGGACGAACCGGCCCCGACCAAGGAAGTGGATGACATCATCAACAACCCCGAACCAGCTTGGACCAAGCAACCCACGGATTTAGAAGAGGAGGACTACAAGAATTTCTACCGTGAGCTCTACCCCATGCAGTTCGAAGAGCCGTTGTTCCATATTCACTTGAACGTGGATTATCCGTTCAACCTGACAGGAATTTTGTACTTCCCTAAACTCACCAATGACCTCAACATTCAAAAGGATAGGATACAACTCTACCAGAACCAAGTATTCGTTACCGACAATGTGGAAGGGATTGTTCCAGAGTTCTTGACCATGTTGAAAGGGGTCATTGACTCTCCTGATATTCCATTGAACGTTTCAAGGTCGTATTTGCAGGCAGATGGTGCCGTTAAGAAGATTTCTTCCTACATCACCCGAAAGGTGGCGGATAAATTGACATCCCTTTTCAAAAACAACCGAGAGGACTTTGAAAAGAAATGGAACGACATTAAGGTGGTCATTGAATACGGTATGCTTTCTGAGGACAAATTCTTTGAAAAGGCTGACAAGTTCGCCCTTTACCCAACCATCGATGGTGATTTCTACACCTTCGAAGAGCTAGAGAACAAGATAAAGGATAATCAAACCGATAAGGATGATAAGCTGGTGATTTTATATGCTTCTGACAAAGAGGCACAGCACAGTTATATCGAAGCGGCCAAAAAGAAAGAGTACGAGGTCCTTTTGTTAGATTCGCCCATTGTTCCGCACCTGATGCAGAAATTGGAGACCAGCAAGGAGAACCTATCCTTTGTGCGCGTAGATGCCGACCATGTGGATAACCTCATCAAAAAAGAGGACACGGCCATTTCCAAGCTGTCCGATGAAGAAAAAGAGAAACTAAAAAAGGAAATCGAAGAAGTGACCAAGGAGAAAGGGTATACCATTCAAATGGAGGCCATGGAAAGTAGCGCCTCTCCCTTTATCATCACCGAGCCTGAGTTTATGCGCCGGATGAAAGAGATGCAGCGCACTGGAGGCGGCGGCATGTTCGGCATGGGCAATATGCCCGATATGTACAACCTGATCGTGAACACCAATCACGAACTGGTGAGCGAAATATTGAACACCAAAACAGCCAAAAAGCGGGAAAGATTGATCAACCAATCCTTGGATCTGGCACGACTATCCAAAGGATTATTGAAAGGTGAGGAACTCACCAACTTTATCTCCCGCAGCTATGAAATGATCAAATAA